Proteins encoded together in one Halothermothrix orenii H 168 window:
- the lptC gene encoding LPS export ABC transporter periplasmic protein LptC — protein sequence MKKYPTGIIIAFLLVINLVVTCNTGLAADTSQDTVTIKTGLYKSSEGEMFLSRGVTIIKGENKITAPRGTYYEKEEKAILKGGVKLTRKDGDINSKMLTVLLNKDIYIFEDNVELFYQVKEKGADGPKEMELKAPYLELSTADNSFVARNGVTIKYDNRVIKGDRAVYSDEKQTLELYDDVKVQEKDGDWIQSKKAVFNLETGEFEAEGEVEIELKITSE from the coding sequence ATGAAGAAATATCCTACAGGCATTATTATTGCTTTTCTTCTGGTAATTAACCTGGTTGTGACCTGTAATACCGGGTTGGCTGCAGATACTTCTCAGGATACAGTAACTATTAAAACAGGGTTATATAAATCTTCTGAAGGGGAGATGTTCCTCTCAAGGGGGGTTACCATAATAAAAGGGGAGAATAAAATTACCGCTCCCCGGGGTACTTATTACGAAAAAGAAGAGAAGGCCATTCTTAAAGGTGGGGTTAAACTTACCCGGAAAGACGGGGATATCAATAGTAAAATGCTGACAGTTTTATTAAATAAAGATATTTATATTTTTGAGGATAATGTCGAGTTATTTTATCAGGTTAAAGAAAAAGGGGCAGATGGGCCCAAAGAAATGGAGCTTAAGGCCCCTTATCTTGAATTATCTACTGCTGATAATTCATTTGTGGCCCGCAATGGGGTAACTATCAAGTATGATAACCGGGTTATAAAGGGTGATAGAGCGGTCTACAGTGATGAAAAGCAAACCCTGGAGTTGTATGATGATGTAAAGGTCCAGGAAAAGGATGGAGACTGGATTCAGAGCAAAAAAGCGGTCTTTAACCTGGAAACAGGTGAATTTGAGGCCGAAGGAGAAGTTGAAATAGAGCTAAAAATAACCTCCGAATAG
- a CDS encoding YjgP/YjgQ family permease has translation MKKLWSKRIIDVYIIKEVLYPFLIGVSIIGVIMLSGLLRQLSDLIIIKKIPVAVVLKLLLYQLPEIIVQTFPIAILFATMSGMGRLNRENEFTALRMGGISLYRLILPLLILGIVISGMTYLLNEEIVPWTKHRAQNIIRKSVLKEVPPDIKENVFFKGPDGRLFYVGRFDKEDNIMKKIVVYTFKGDNGYPLIVTANLGEVYKEKWVLKKGFIHRYNGEGHLTMETRFDVMEIKINTEVHNFFADQKTPDEMSREELKKEIDLFQNSGIDVHSLLVDYHLKLSMPLAALIFILIGTPLSLTSKDSRSFSIIFTIVVVFLYYFVMSLSRSFGRNGRLDPVLAAWLPNIIFSIIGITLLIWRESWRNLLRKLLVFLPVFFIIMLIFFPSPASAGSLKLKADNYKYHGFEEKLVEITGDVSGEFGKLYLIADRVTIKQKDGSEDIDSSPQEVIVSQTRFTGCDLDKPHYFFRAREVIIYPDDHLEAKHVTFWELNGKLPLFYWPYLYISLKEKTNRLIPRVGHNARRGWFVKATYYYWYKKELPGELYIDYYTRSGYAGGFKQYLVYRPDLKASVYFYSQENREKISGLFDWQGALEYYDNIGSWKTDTDLKYTRYDNYHYTRGHINLSNNEGKGKLNLASSFDSRDYFTGNTDDDINLDVDFSYRYNFGSGWYINLIYNRDYLLNPEDGLKSRWGSKSYLQKTGNKYKMKLLLERYDPKLSAEDEVSFYRWPELSYNYTFGGGFSGEAVFGNYYEDDSGIEGYRASGGLNYYRKWSPIKKTRVTFNQGIKGRYYRVKNTVEEDNDVIYSGYSELPYLFSYDSRIGLNIDITSRLELDNTYSYTWPLGATPFNFDEVKPREEIRNKLTYQKGDFDFELKGGFDIYNYRYLPISAILEWQITPDWEVSAGTTYDLNNNSYGTFALKSKYSDGRWLNNTALTFDPDNNKLMAWDSKLTYELEENWYVEVNASFDYVNNDIKQANLAVKKDFHCRELWFAYDYLKEEFTVEYRLDLFPDQGFKFGTSREESFMFDVGIKDLLGIN, from the coding sequence TGTATCAATTACCTGAGATTATTGTCCAGACCTTTCCTATTGCAATTTTATTTGCAACCATGTCCGGGATGGGTCGGCTTAACCGTGAAAACGAATTTACGGCCCTGAGGATGGGAGGAATCAGCCTTTACCGGTTAATTCTACCCCTGTTGATTCTGGGAATTGTTATCAGTGGTATGACTTACCTACTAAATGAGGAGATAGTCCCCTGGACCAAACACCGGGCCCAGAATATTATAAGGAAATCTGTTCTTAAAGAAGTCCCTCCAGATATAAAGGAAAATGTCTTTTTTAAAGGCCCGGACGGGCGTCTCTTTTACGTTGGCAGGTTTGACAAAGAGGATAATATTATGAAGAAAATAGTGGTATATACCTTTAAAGGAGACAATGGCTATCCCCTTATTGTAACAGCCAATCTGGGTGAAGTCTATAAGGAAAAATGGGTTTTAAAAAAGGGGTTTATCCACCGTTATAATGGTGAAGGTCATCTTACCATGGAGACCCGGTTTGATGTTATGGAGATTAAAATAAATACAGAGGTCCACAACTTTTTTGCTGATCAAAAGACCCCTGATGAAATGAGTCGTGAAGAGCTTAAAAAGGAGATAGACCTGTTTCAGAACAGCGGGATCGATGTTCACTCTTTACTGGTCGATTACCACCTGAAACTATCCATGCCTCTGGCTGCCCTGATTTTCATACTGATTGGAACTCCCTTAAGCCTGACCAGTAAGGACAGCCGGTCCTTTAGTATTATTTTCACAATTGTCGTTGTCTTTTTATATTATTTTGTCATGTCTTTGTCCCGGTCATTCGGCCGGAACGGAAGGCTTGATCCAGTGCTGGCTGCCTGGCTCCCGAATATAATATTCAGTATTATCGGGATTACCCTTCTCATCTGGCGGGAGTCATGGCGTAATCTTCTGAGGAAATTGCTGGTGTTTTTACCGGTGTTTTTTATAATTATGTTAATTTTTTTTCCTTCTCCAGCGTCTGCCGGGTCCCTTAAACTTAAAGCCGATAATTATAAATACCATGGTTTTGAGGAAAAGCTGGTCGAGATTACCGGTGATGTCAGTGGGGAATTCGGCAAACTGTATCTTATAGCAGACCGGGTTACCATAAAACAAAAAGATGGTAGTGAAGATATAGATTCCAGTCCTCAGGAGGTTATTGTCAGTCAGACCCGCTTTACTGGGTGTGACCTTGATAAACCCCACTATTTTTTCAGGGCCAGGGAGGTTATTATCTACCCAGATGACCACCTGGAAGCAAAACATGTTACCTTCTGGGAGCTCAATGGTAAACTCCCTTTGTTTTACTGGCCTTATTTATATATTTCCCTTAAGGAAAAGACCAACCGGTTAATTCCCCGGGTTGGACATAATGCCCGACGGGGCTGGTTTGTTAAAGCAACCTATTATTACTGGTATAAAAAAGAACTCCCCGGAGAGCTTTATATTGATTATTATACCCGTTCGGGTTATGCAGGAGGATTTAAACAGTATCTGGTCTATAGGCCAGATCTGAAAGCTTCGGTGTATTTTTATTCCCAGGAAAACCGGGAAAAGATTTCAGGGCTATTTGACTGGCAGGGAGCCCTGGAATATTATGATAATATCGGCAGCTGGAAAACGGATACTGATTTAAAGTATACAAGGTATGACAATTACCATTATACCAGGGGACACATCAATTTAAGTAATAATGAAGGTAAGGGAAAATTAAATCTTGCTTCAAGCTTTGATTCCAGGGATTATTTTACCGGTAACACTGATGATGATATAAACCTGGATGTTGATTTCTCCTATCGGTATAATTTCGGGAGTGGCTGGTATATCAATCTTATATATAACCGGGACTACCTGCTAAACCCGGAAGATGGTTTAAAATCGAGATGGGGGAGTAAGAGTTATTTGCAGAAAACCGGTAATAAATATAAGATGAAACTTCTTTTAGAGAGATATGACCCTAAACTAAGTGCTGAAGACGAAGTTTCTTTCTATCGCTGGCCAGAGCTTTCTTATAATTACACGTTCGGGGGTGGCTTTTCCGGTGAGGCTGTCTTCGGTAACTATTATGAAGACGATTCGGGGATAGAGGGTTACCGGGCTTCAGGAGGGCTTAATTATTATCGTAAATGGTCACCGATAAAAAAGACCCGGGTTACTTTTAATCAGGGTATTAAGGGACGTTATTACAGGGTTAAAAACACCGTGGAAGAAGATAATGATGTGATTTACTCCGGTTACAGTGAGTTGCCCTACCTTTTTTCTTATGATAGCCGGATTGGGCTTAATATTGACATTACTTCTCGTTTGGAACTGGATAACACATATTCCTATACCTGGCCCCTGGGGGCTACCCCCTTTAATTTTGACGAGGTAAAGCCCCGGGAAGAGATCAGGAATAAATTGACTTATCAAAAGGGTGATTTTGATTTCGAGCTTAAAGGTGGCTTTGATATATATAATTACCGGTATCTCCCCATAAGCGCCATTCTGGAATGGCAGATAACACCTGACTGGGAGGTAAGTGCCGGAACAACCTATGATTTAAATAATAATTCTTATGGTACTTTTGCTCTCAAGAGTAAATATAGTGACGGTAGATGGCTGAATAATACAGCGTTGACCTTTGATCCTGATAATAATAAGCTTATGGCCTGGGATAGTAAACTTACTTATGAGCTGGAAGAAAACTGGTATGTTGAAGTCAATGCCAGTTTTGATTATGTCAACAATGATATAAAGCAGGCCAACCTGGCTGTAAAAAAGGACTTCCACTGCCGGGAATTATGGTTTGCCTATGATTACCTCAAGGAAGAATTTACTGTTGAATATAGACTGGACCTCTTTCCGGATCAGGGTTTTAAATTTGGTACCAGCCGCGAAGAATCATTTATGTTTGATGTTGGTATCAAGGACCTGCTGGGTATAAATTAA